GTTGGTTatattggatatttcagagtcgAGTCGAGTCTtaggcttgtgtggtttctcggtcttctctatatgatcgtatcagagatcATCAGTATAATGACTCCTATCAACTTGTCCTCAAGACACGGTTCTGCACGGCGACTCCAtgaaggtcactattggggatggcaGTGTGTTATAGATGCAAGGTAAGCTATATGTGCCCAATATAGATAgattgcatgagttgattcttcaggaggcccataattcgcggtactccattcatcctggtgccgccaagatatatcaggacttgaggcaacactattggtagatgagaatgaagaaggacatagtggagtatgtagctcgctatctaaactgtcagcaggtgaagtatgagcatcagcggccatgTGGATTACTttagaggctagagattccagagtggaaataggagcgagttactgtggattttgttgttgggctcctacGAACTCAGAGGATGTTCGATGTAGTATGTGTAGTTGTGGATAGGTTGACAAAGCCGactcatttcattctagtggtagctacttattctttagagtagctggctcaggtttatattagcgagattgtccgacttcatggcgtgccggtatccatcatctctaaccggggtacgcagtttatatcacgattctggagggtcgtacaCCATGAGTTAgacacacgggttgagttgagtacaatatttcaccctcagacggacgggcagtccgagcgcactattcagatattggagaatatgctttgtgcatgtgtgatggagtttgggggttcttgggatcagttattggcacctgcggaatttgcctacaataacagttatcagtcgatcattcagatgactccatataaagccttgtatgggagacggtgtcggtgtCTGGTAGGTTGGTTTGATccgggtaaggctaggctattgggtacagacttggttcaagatgcttcgGAAAAgcttaaattgattcaagatcgggttcgcacagcccaatctagacataagagttatgcggatcagaaggttcgcgacgttgcattcatggtttaGGATCTTGCTATGGGTTTCGCCcacgaagggtgttatgaggttcagaaagaagggcaaattAACCCCTAGGTATATCACGCCTTTTATAATTATTGAGAGAATTGGAGAgatggcctacaagcttgcactgcCATCTAGCCTAGCTGCAACTcgtccagtattccatgtttctattctccgaaagtatcacggtgatccgtctcatgtgttagattttagctcagtccagttggacaaggatttgtcttatgtgaAGGAGCCGGTGGTCATTTTGGACAGTCAGGTCCAAAAGTTGAGGttgaagaacattgcttcagtgaaggttcagtggaggggtcaaccagtcaagggggtgacctgggagaccgagcatgatatgtgtagccgttatcctcatcttttcactacttcggGTATGTCTCTGTACTAGTTCGAGTGCGAACGTTTGtcttaagagggggaagatgtaatgatccggccggttgttttgagtattttagccctgatcccctaattATTGCTTCCTCTATGTTGTATTATGGATATTTGACTTGACGAcgatttttggttttggtttcgggcgagtttcggaatggaatgggacatatagtccctaagttggagcttTGAGTTGAAAGGACTAACagtagtttgacttttatgtagacgactccggaatggagctTTAACAGTTCCaacagtttcgtatggtgattttggacataggagcatgtccggatgtcGATTTagaggcccgtaggtcatttcggcgtgaATAACTAACCCTATATAATATGTGAATAACTatctataatctatgtataccgattagaaaaaataaataatgaacccgaccgactatttgtgtaaagatcccttttCCATAATCGAAAGTGATCAAAGAAATTAGCCTATTAGTTAGCGCAATTGAGGCCCAATGTGGGCTtgaaagcttgaaagcttaaaaGCTTGTTTTGGGCCATTGAAATGAAGATCGTACTCATTCATGAGCTCATAAATGTAGGCCCAGTAAGGTACTAATTTTAcacgattatatatatatataaaaaagaccCTTACATGAATAGCCGGTTGGAGTTgctgtttattttttttagtaaatatacatagattatacacatTTATGCGCATATTATACATGTATTAAACATCCGacgactatttttagtttaagaggttgggatatttgggttaattcttctataTTGTAAAGCTAACTCATGTATAATATGTGTGTAGgtgtgtataatctatgtatactgctaaaaaaataaatagtaaatcTAACCAACTATTTATGTAAGATCAACGTAACCAAAGAAATTAGTCCATTAGTTAGCGCTATTCCGACCCACACAGTCTTGAAAGCTTAAAAGATGTGTTGGGCCATACAGATGAAGATAGTACTTATTCATGGTCTCACGGCCCACTAAGGGGCCAGATGTAGAGAAGGCTCCAAatgttccaattttttttttcaatttcaatcaAATATTGTCCAAATGTTGAAAATCTTGAAACTTTTTCAAAACATTTTTTAGTCTTTCGGTGTGATCCCATACCCCACTTGGAAAATTACACTAAGCATATCGTTGTTATTAGTAAGTTTTCTAGTCAACCAATGTTTCAATTTTTATAAAAACTACAACACTCCTCTTGGTGtttgatttgaaaagaattttttttttcggtGCTTTTTTAGTTTCCGAGAAAATTAGAACAAAAAGAATTCACACTTTTCAATTTAAATGTCAAATGACCTATACTAGAAGGGACAAAAGTCCATAATACCAGTCAACATTTATTTCATGCTTATGTTTATTCATAAAGAATTGTCAAGATACCCCCGATATATTTGGTGAGACGGATGAAATCCTTCAACTCTTAGTTAGAGGTAACCGATTTAAgctttgaaaatattattttttttatagagaGAATTTTCTCCTTTAATGGACAACTAGCACGTAATCCAGGCCATGCCTTATGACGAAAGAGGGAGAAAGGGCGGATCACTTGTCGATCCGTGATCAAAGAAAAACTATATCCGAAGAATGTAATACAAATTAACAAGTACAAAAGGATAGAGTTCTCTATTAATCCACGCTTGTTGATGAGACAGTGACAAatgattatttttaaaataaaaaaatatcaggACAACCCTCAAATAAAAAATTTAGAAGGATCTAGTGTAAGAAGGGAAAAAAATACAAGAAACTGTAAAGATGCCTTGCACAATCAAAGATAAATCTCAAGGAAGGTTAATAAAATTATACCTATCAACTAATTttgttttcttacttttgtttttcttgtcttCCAATTAAACCTAATATAAAATGTCAGATTATTAGTCCATATTACGTCCTTAATACTCTTTACCTTAGTCATTattcattactcattaattactACTCGATACTAACTTTTACGTAAAGTTTTCAATTCAATTAATGCCACGACAGTTTCACCATTGATGCCTTTACAGCTTTTCTCCTTTCAGAAAAAGGCTTTTTGTTGCAACATTATAATAACTATAGAATGAATGAAAAGAGACTGCAAAAACTTGGACCACGTAACTTATCATTTACTCTACCTTGTAAAATTTAAAGagtataaatatttattaaatgaGATAGCTGGTTTTGCATGGTcattattatgttgggggcattTGTTTTGTCTTATAAAGTAAATGGGattgaatttattattattatcatacGGTTTATACCATGCTCCTTGACGTTATACATTAAATGAATTTTGTTATGACTTTTATAATTCGttcctttttatttttcacaCCAAAGAAACAAAATCTTCAATGTTAGGTCACTCACCTGCATATTTGATAGGTAATACTTTCCCCCTAATTAGTAGAGTCCGCGGATTTTTGATTTTAATTCTATGggttcaattttatatttttttagcattgaacccattatattatAAAGTTATGCATttatatttactatttattataaatttatGCTCCGCATCGAAAATACTTGATTCAGTTGAACCCGATAATTGTATGCTACATCTGACCCGTCCCTTGTTGATCTAAATCTAACCAGCGTGAATGAAGATTAGTGGAACTAGTTGATTTTGAATAACGAAAAGATTAATTGTAGTGCAAATATTGTTATAACTTTGAAATGATGTAAATATCGAATATCATTTTAATATTAAGATGTTTGACTCACAATACACCTCTAATTATTAAGATGTTATCtctataaatattaaataattaagaTTGTTTCTTGTTCTGAAGGTCAGAATGTATGCAAGTTATTTATATGTAAATCATATAAATATTATAGAAAATATTAATTAtatgatattttaaaaattatttgctTGACGAAGCACTAGCAGCGGTGGCAGTTGGACACTAGTGGTAATTGACGATTTTGGTCGTATAGGTAGAACTTTTATTATCGACAGGCAACAAAAGTGGAGTATACTATTCCTATATGATTATTTGATATTCATGTCATTTCATTTAAAATCGTCTTAATCAaacatttaaaaatttattttttttgtaactaAAAGTTCTCTATATCTTCTATTATTATATAGATCTTTAACAAGtctaatttttttcttcttactGAATAGTAAACTTAAAGTAAAACCGTCAACATTACTAAGGCGCGTTTATTAAAAAAACTTctcttttttcaaataaatagaTAAATCAAAAATGTATTTGTTCATGAAATTTTATAAGTTCTTgaaaaaatttcgaagataagTTTATCAAAAATCactttttcagaaattttggaaaattttttTTCCTCGCTCACAAAACTGTAAtacatttttaaatttcaaatatctTTTTTTCGACTTAACTCAAAATactatttctttttaaaatatataatttttatgtccaaacgcctactaaatgTTAATTCCAAGAAACCAAACTATTTCctccaagaaaaatgaaaatatatttgACAGCATCACTGTCTAGTAAACGTTACTAGTAACTAGTAAGTCAATGTCTGAAACGGAGTAAAGTTTGTGACAAATAAACTGCCCGTGTCACCAAACATGAATACATTAATTACAATCTACTATCGCCTTCAATTTCTTCACCTATTTCCTGAGACCCCATTTTCATCTCAGCCAAAAAACCCACCTgtcctcttctctctttttttttttctgtccCTTTCTTTCTACAGTTTTCTCGTCCCTCTATCCTATAAAGACTGATATCAATGTAACATAACATGGTTGCAGACCAAATTGCAAGAAAAATACTATAGAAATAAGATTACTTGAATTGGATCCAATGCCTTTCAAGCTTCAAAAACACCCctcaaaattcaaataaatgtTTTTAGTAGTCCAATgtgtttttccttttaaaattcaGCAAAGAAATGTATTTTATTACACACCCAAATCATTGTTCCAGTAAAATGAGAAGCATTTTTGGGTGTCTCTGCAAACTCTGAACCCTGTCACGTGAAGTTTAAGCCAAAAAAATTCAAGAAACGAAGCCCCCCAAATCTTGAAATTCTTTGTACTATTAATCCCATTTCTCTTTGTTTATGGTACTGAGTTTTTTTTAGGTTCCATTAAAAGTGAAAGTACTAGCACAGTGAACAAAGAGTAAATATGTTGTGGATTTTGTTTGCTTCTGTTTTGGAGGTGTTGTCAAGTTTGATTTATAGCTTGTGAGTCAAAGCTATTGTCATTGATGATAATGACACTAATTGGCGCCTTCTGTTACACTTCCTCATTACATTCTTTTAAAGTGGTAGATCTGAAGATTCTGGTGTTGAAAGTGATCTTGTTAAAACTCTTTAGATAGAAAGCTAATTGTCTTTTGGATCTTTCAGTTTTCAAGATTCTATCTGATTTTTTTGTCCTCCTCAATACCAAATAAAAACACTTCCACCTTTTTTCCTCCACCATACCAAAACCCAAATCAAGACTCCATTTTTAATCTGCTGTTCAACTTTTTAGTGTTTCATTCATCAGTAGAAATCCAAATCAAGACTCCATTTTTAACTTGCAGTTCAACATTTTAGTGCTAATTCATAAGTAGAAATCCAAATCAAGACTCCATTTTTACTCTTCAATTGAGCATTTCAGTGTTCATTCATCaatggaaatccaaatcaagacTCCATTTTTACTCTGCATTTGAGCTTTTTAGTGCTCATTCATGAAAATCCAAATCAAGAATCCATTTTAACTCTGCAGTTGAGCATTTTAGAGCTCATTCATCAATGAAAATGCCAACTTTAGTGAAAATCAAGAACCCCTTTTGGCTGTAGAGTTGAACAAGAACAATTCAGTGTTCATTGATTCAACAATGGAAATGTTATCAATTTCAATGGGAATCAAGAACCCACTTTTGTACTTAAGGTACAATTCATGTCACAAAATGTTCTTTTTAATCTTTTCAATATTTTCCATATTTTTCCCACTTGTAAAATCAGGAGATGCTGAAGCTTTACTAGCATTGAAAGCCACAGTAGACCCAAAAAACATTCTTGATTGGAAAAAAGGGACTGATTTATGTCAATGGCAAGGTGTAAAAGAATGCATGAATGGAAAAAGAGTTGCAAAGCTTGTAGTTGAAAATCTAAATTTGAGTGGCAGATTGGACGAAAATGCCCTCAATCAATTGGATCAATTACGAGTTTTATCCTTCAAACAGAACTCCATTTCCGGCCAAATTCCTAACCTCGCCGGACTTTTCAACCTCAAATCCCTCTTCCTCAATAACAACAACTTCTCCGGTGAGTTTCCGGCGTCCATCACTGTCCTCCACCGCATCAAAGTCGTGGTACTCGCCGGCAACGATCTGTCAGGCGAAATTCCGCCGTCGTTTACGAAATTATCCCGGCTTTACGTGCTGTATTTACAGGACAATCACTTCACCGGCGAAATCCCGCCTTTGAATCAACCGAGTTTGAGATTCTTCAATGTGTCAAACAATCAACTCTCCGGCCGAATCCCTAATACTCCGGCGCTTTCTCGGTTCAACGAATCGTCTTTCGCCGGAAATGTCAATTTGTGCGGAGCCCAATTAAACCCTAAATGTACAATCTCCGGTCCTTCAATTAGCCCGTCGTATCCTATTAGTCCTTACAATGAATCTCACCATAAAAGAAGCAAAAAGCTTGTCATTATCATCGTTTCGGCGCTTGCCGGAGTTTTGCTGCTCTGCATTTTGACGGCGATTTTCATAGCATgtgtgagaaaaagaagaagaaaaaataatgaaGGAAAAAGCAAAGGAATTGAAGCCGCTGCCACCGGCGGGGATGAAGAGGGGACAAGTGGCGGCGGTGGCAGTGGTGGTAATTTTGGAGGAAAAGAAGGGGCATTTTCATGGGATCAACAAGGAAGTGAAGGATTAGGGGCATTGGTGTTCTGCGGACCAGGGGATCAACAAATGAATTACAGCTTAGAGGATTTGTTGAAGGCTTCAGCTGAGACATTAGGGAGGGGTATAATGGGAAGTACATACAAAGCAGTGATGGAATCTGGTTACATTGTGACGGTGAAGCGGCTGAGGGATTCGAGGTTTCCTAGGTTAGAGGAATTCCGGCGACACGTGGAGATTATTGGTAGGCTAAGACATCCTAACTTGGTCCCACTCCGAGCATATTTTCAAGCTAAGGAAGAACGTTTGCTTGTCTATGATTATTTCCCTAATGGCAGCCTCTTCTCCCTCATTCATGGTACATattatgtttgttacttattcatttatattatcatattatttatgttgttgaGTGAGCTCATGAATAGTGAAAGAAAACAACGGGAATAGTTAAGCTCATGAgtattgaaaggaagaaaaaacAGGGGTTATTGAGCTTGTGAATAgtaaaagtaagaaaaaatgagCATAGTTGAGTTCGTGAATAGTAGAAGCAAGAAAACGCGAGCATAGTTGAGCTCATGACTCATGAGTAGGGAAAGGAAGAAAAAAACGAGGATAATTGAGCTCGTGAAGAGTGAAACGAAGTAAAAACAGGGATAGTTAAGCTCATGAATAGTGAAGGGAAGAAATAACGGGGATAGATTTGGCGGGAGCGGGATAAACTTGCATTTAAGTGGTATAACGTGGAattaattaagcaaataacttatTTACGTCTTGTATATGCATCGAATCAATAGATGCATGCATGTGTTTATTACTAAATTAGGTATTGCAATGGTTAATTAATGCCTAGTGCTCCTCTTTAGATTAAACTAGTTTAGTTTGGTGCAAATACACGTGGGGACAATTTTTTTGTCCGTGAAATCACTTGGTTATAGCTCAATCTCCAAAAGTCGGTTCCTTATTTGACATGGCCTTTTCTTTTTTTGAGTTCGAATTGTGACCTCTTGACTGTTTTATGGAACATTAGAGGACTTAAGTGGCCTATTTTTTGTGTTCATCTTTGTGAACTTTACAGATTTTCCTTgaattgttttgctttttaataTGTTTCTTTGATCTTCTTCAGTTTTCTGTCTTTTtgttaattttgaattttctccCATATAATTTGGTTTGGTAGTGTATCACTTTCTGGTTGGATTTTGTTTGGTAATGGTGGGGAAGAGAGGGACAACAAGGGAAGAGTGTAGGAGCCAACAAAGAAAATGAGACAAAAAAAGAGGAAAGCATGGAGATAAAGCTTTTAGGAATTAGGTTAACTGCCCAAGTGAGGACAAATATGTAAATCA
The nucleotide sequence above comes from Nicotiana tabacum cultivar K326 chromosome 12, ASM71507v2, whole genome shotgun sequence. Encoded proteins:
- the LOC107765264 gene encoding inactive leucine-rich repeat receptor-like serine/threonine-protein kinase At1g60630: MEMLSISMGIKNPLLYLRYNSCHKMFFLIFSIFSIFFPLVKSGDAEALLALKATVDPKNILDWKKGTDLCQWQGVKECMNGKRVAKLVVENLNLSGRLDENALNQLDQLRVLSFKQNSISGQIPNLAGLFNLKSLFLNNNNFSGEFPASITVLHRIKVVVLAGNDLSGEIPPSFTKLSRLYVLYLQDNHFTGEIPPLNQPSLRFFNVSNNQLSGRIPNTPALSRFNESSFAGNVNLCGAQLNPKCTISGPSISPSYPISPYNESHHKRSKKLVIIIVSALAGVLLLCILTAIFIACVRKRRRKNNEGKSKGIEAAATGGDEEGTSGGGGSGGNFGGKEGAFSWDQQGSEGLGALVFCGPGDQQMNYSLEDLLKASAETLGRGIMGSTYKAVMESGYIVTVKRLRDSRFPRLEEFRRHVEIIGRLRHPNLVPLRAYFQAKEERLLVYDYFPNGSLFSLIHGSRANSGSKPLHWTSCLKIAEDVATGLLHIHQNPGLTHGNLKSSNVLLGADFESCLTDYGLMPFRNPDSPEESGASSLFYRAPECRDIRRPVTHQADVYSFGVLLLELLTGKTPFQDLVQEHGSDIPKWVRSVREEETESGDEPASSNEASEEKLGALLNIAMACVSLVAENRPTMKDVLRMIRDARAEAQGSSNSSDHSPGRWSDTVQSLPRDEHLSI